The window GGAGCATTGCATCGGCGCGCGCAGCTCCACCCGACCGTCGGGGTGCAGATACAGGCCGATGCTGCGCCGGCGACTGCGGCGCAGGGTGTAGTCGATGCGGTGTCCGTCCCGACGCAGGGTGCGGGTATCGCCACTCATGCTCAAATCACCAGCGGCGGCTCATCCAGCAGCGCCAGCTGCTCGCGCAAGGCGAGCACATGGTCCTCCCAGTAGCGCGTACCGTTGAACCAGGGGAAGGCCAGCGGAAAGGCCGGGTCGTGCCAACGTCGGGCCAGCCAGGCGGCGTAGTGCATCATGCGCAGGCTGCGCAGGGCCTCGATCAGGTGCAGTTCGCGCCGATCGAAGTCGTGGAATTCCTCGTAGGCCTCGACGATGTCCGAAAGCTGCAGGCTCATCTCCGCCCGGTCCCCGGAGAGCAGCATCCACAGATCCTGCACCGCCGGCCCCTGGCGGCAATCGTCCAGGTCGACGAAATGCGGCCCCTCGTCGGTCCAGAGGATGTTGCCCGGGTGGCAATCGCCGTGCAGGCGCAACTCGGCCACGTCCCCGGCCCGCTCGAAGCCCCGGGCAATGCCGTCCAGCACATCGCGACTGAGGCTCTCGTAGGCCTCGAGAATGTGAGCGGGCAGCCAATCGCCCTCCAGCAGATACTGCCTGGAGGCCTCGCCCATGTCGGCCATGCTCAGGGTCGGTCGATGCTCGAAGGGCCGCGCCGCGCCCACCGCATGAATACGCCCCAGGAAGCGGCCCAACCACTCCCGGTGCTCCGGCAGGTCCAACTCCGGACCGCGCCCCCCTCGGCGCGGGTAGCAGGCGTAGCGAAAACCGGCGTGCTCGTGCAGGGTCTCGCCGCCTACGCGCAGTGGCGCGACCACTGGAATCTCGTGACCCTGCAACGCCTCGGCGAAGGCGTGCTCCTCGCGAATCTGCTCATCGCGCCAGCGTTCCGGGCGGTAAAACTTCACCACCAGCGGTTGGGCGCCTTCCAGGCCCACCTGATAGACCCGGTTCTCGTAGCTGTTCAGCGCCAGCACCCGGCCGTCGCTGAGATAACCCAGGCTCTCCACCGCGTCCAGCACACAGTCCGGCGACAGGGCCTGGTAGGGATGTTCGGCTGTCTCGTTCATGAGCGCATGGTAACGCCTATTGCCCCGCCGGGCGCCCATGAAAAAAAATCCCCGGCCGAAGCCGGGGATATCCGAAGGGGGCAGCTGCCTGCCCGGAAGCTATGCCGGCATCCGCGTGCTCAGTTGCACTGCCCGGCCTCGAAGAAGCCCTGAGCGGTTTCCTTCACGTAGGTGTAGGAGCCCGCCAGGCCGCCCAGGGAATCATCGCCGCCCTGGGTGTAATAGCCACCGGAGTAGTAGGCGCGGCCATTCCAGTCATGGTTGTTGTTGGTGGTGTACCAGTCCTGGCAGACAAAGCCGCCGCCACCGCCGCCGCTACCACCGCCGCCGCTTCCGCCACCACAGGCGGCAGGCTTGGCGGTGAACCATTCACCGGCGGCCCCTTCGTGCAGGGTCACCTCGGACCAGGTGTCGAAGTAGTAGCCGATGCTCTTCGCATCCCCGGTGGTGATGGCGTAGAGATCGTAATTACCACCCTTGCTCGCACGACTGGCATCCAGATGCGCCTTGGGCGACGCGGTGACGCTGGCGCAGCTTTCCGCCGGGGCGTTCGGGTCGCTGACGATC is drawn from Alkalilimnicola sp. S0819 and contains these coding sequences:
- a CDS encoding serine/threonine protein kinase — its product is MNETAEHPYQALSPDCVLDAVESLGYLSDGRVLALNSYENRVYQVGLEGAQPLVVKFYRPERWRDEQIREEHAFAEALQGHEIPVVAPLRVGGETLHEHAGFRYACYPRRGGRGPELDLPEHREWLGRFLGRIHAVGAARPFEHRPTLSMADMGEASRQYLLEGDWLPAHILEAYESLSRDVLDGIARGFERAGDVAELRLHGDCHPGNILWTDEGPHFVDLDDCRQGPAVQDLWMLLSGDRAEMSLQLSDIVEAYEEFHDFDRRELHLIEALRSLRMMHYAAWLARRWHDPAFPLAFPWFNGTRYWEDHVLALREQLALLDEPPLVI